The following are encoded in a window of Fulvia fulva chromosome 7, complete sequence genomic DNA:
- a CDS encoding putative oxalate decarboxylase encodes MKISVLLASALALGGVEAAAKRRSPPKQFQEKHLPSKRTSKHLRPYADIAGITKRQTDWQYQPDGEALGAPDTKQAGYAEGAFAEGQPESSNGRGAPFSGAAHAVQGLADENEFLLVFDEANYDAPGTTFNVDDWIAHTPKNILAKNFGVNESLFDTIPATSPYIVAGNANGTVSGEGIDSPFGKLEGNSSYVIHHGDVEPITAPGGGGTIQIFDSRTFPISTTIAASVVTIKPGGLRELHWHPTAEEWVYFVQGQARASVFTGNAAARTFDFSARDTAVFPDNSGHYVINTSNNTDLVWIEIFKADRVADISLTQWLALTPAPAVSQVLNISVDAVRLLKKEKQLIIA; translated from the exons ATGAAGATCTCCGTCTTGCTTGCCAGCGCTCTTGCTCTTGGTGGAGTCGAAGCCGCCGCAAAGCGACGCTCGCCTCCTAAACAGTTCCAAGAGAAACACCTTCCCAGCAAGCGGACGTCGAAGCATTTGAGGCCCTATGCAGACATTGCTGGCATCACCAAGCGCCAGACCGATTGGCAGTACCAGCCCGATGGAGAGGCGTTGGGAGCTCCCGATACAAAGCAAGCAGGTTATGCAGAAGGTGCTTTCGCAGAGGGACAACCAGAAAGCTCAAATGGACGAGGAGCTCCCTTCTCTG GTGCGGCACACGCTGTTCAAGGATTGGCAGATGAGAACGAGTTCCTGCTTGTCTTTGATGAGGCCAATTACGATGCGCCTGGTACGACATTCAACGTGGACGACTGGATCGCGCACACTCCGAAGAATATCTTGGCCAAGAACTTCG GCGTTAACGAATCGCTCTTTGATACTATCCCAGCAACGAGTCCCTACATCGTGGCTGGTAACGCCAATGGCACAGTCAGCGGGGAGGGCATCGACTCTCCTTTCGGCAAGCTGGAAGGTAACAGCTCGTATGTGATTCATCATGGAGATGTGGAGCCTATTACTGCACCTGGCGGAGGTGGTACAATCCAGATCTTCGACTCCAGGACCTTTCCGATCTCCACCACCATTGCCGCGTCTGTGGTTACAATCAAGCCTGGTGGTCTTCGTGAGCTCCACTGGCACCCAACAGCCGAGGAGTGGGTGTACTTCGTTCAAGGTCAAGCTCGTGCTTCGGTGTTCACTGGCAACGCTGCTGCGCGTACTTTTGACTTCAGCGCCCGTGACACTGCCGTCTTCCCTGACAACAGCGGACACTATGTCATCAACACTTCGAACAATACAGATCTAGTGTGGATCGAAATCTTCAAGGCTGACCGCGTGGCGGACATCTCGCTGACCCAGTGGCTCGCCTTGACCCCGGCTCCAGCTGTCTCGCAGGTGCTGAACATCAGTGTAGACGCTGTAAGGCTGCTGAAGAAAGAGAAGCAGCTGATCATCGCTTGA
- a CDS encoding Polyamine transporter 4 codes for MLSTTSEKPSEESVNAQGRDRAIDDYVASIPNATDWYPNALQDPGNPQNWSSASKVFQTFIPICVGLLAPFGSSVYTPGLEQVMDDFGISREVALLPFVFYLLGLSFGPVIAAPVSETYGRRIVYLSALPVFAAFTIGAGFSSNITSLVVCRFFAGLVASPGLAIGSGSTADLYRPHKRAVPMAVFVTSVQMGPVLGPLIGGFVTEKRNWRWTQWVILFGIAIVLTISLGAKETYKTTILKSRAKRLGIEGPAEPQRTPMESFKYFAKKTIVRPLHMTATEPMVLFWNLYTAFLFGLLNAFFAAFSYVFRTTYGFGLGSIGLTYLGQAVGSLAGLAITLFIFEVIWTKEHAKLREADPQAKFPPERKLILAKVGAPLLPVSLFWFGWTARPSVHWLAPVAAEALFSCANLLIFTCALMALQDCYGSQYGASAASSNTFARYLAAFAFPLLAVQMFEGLGNGWAASLLGFVSLLLLPIPFVFERYGERIRAKSQYRPDE; via the coding sequence ATGTTGTCAACAACTTCTGAGAAGCCCAGTGAAGAGTCGGTCAACGCCCAGGGACGCGATAGAGCCATTGACGATTATGTAGCAAGCATACCGAACGCCACGGACTGGTATCCCAACGCCCTGCAGGACCCTGGAAACCCACAGAACTGGTCCTCTGCTTCAAAGGTGTTCCAGACATTCATCCCGATATGCGTCGGACTACTCGCCCCTTTCGGCTCTTCAGTCTACACTCCCGGCCTCGAGCAGGTTATGGACGACTTCGGCATATCCAGAGAGGTCGCGCTGCTGCCATTCGTGTTCTACCTTCTCGGGCTGTCGTTTGGGCCAGTCATCGCCGCACCAGTCTCAGAGACATACGGTCGTCGCATAGTGTATCTGTCAGCACTACCCGTCTTCGCCGCCTTCACTATTGGGGCTGGCTTCTCGAGCAACATCACGTCCCTCGTTGTATGCAGATTCTTCGCTGGACTGGTTGCTAGTCCCGGACTCGCGATTGGATCTGGGTCAACAGCCGACTTGTACCGTCCACACAAACGAGCTGTGCCAATGGCAGTGTTTGTTACAAGTGTTCAAATGGGCCCGGTATTGGGACCATTGATCGGCGGGTTTGTCACAGAGAAGCGAAATTGGCGCTGGACGCAGTGGGTCATCCTTTTCGGAATCGCCATCGTGCTTACGATCTCTCTTGGAGCGAAAGAGACATATAAGACAACCATACTGAAGTCCCGAGCCAAGCGTTTGGGTATCGAAGGGCCAGCTGAACCACAACGTACTCCCATGGAATCCTTCAAGTACTTTGCCAAGAAGACCATCGTGCGACCGCTACATATGACAGCGACCGAGCCGATGGTGCTATTCTGGAACCTCTACACTGCATTCTTGTTCGGCCTACTCAATGCTTTCTTCGCTGCATTCAGCTACGTGTTCAGGACCACTTACGGATTTGGGCTTGGAAGCATTGGCTTGACGTACCTTGGGCAAGCCGTGGGAAGTCTGGCAGGTCTGGCCATCACTCTCTTCATATTCGAGGTCATCTGGACTAAAGAGCACGCAAAGCTGCGAGAGGCTGATCCTCAAGCAAAGTTCCCGCCAGAGAGGAAGCTGATCCTGGCGAAAGTCGGCGCACCGCTCTTGCCAGTCAGCTTATTCTGGTTCGGCTGGACAGCGAGACCCTCGGTCCACTGGCTAGCTCCCGTGGCTGCAGAGGCTCTCTTCAGCTGTGCCAACCTTCTGATCTTCACGTGCGCACTCATGGCGTTGCAGGACTGCTATGGATCACAGTACGGCGCATCCGCAGCCTCGTCAAACACATTTGCGAGATATTTGGCTGCATTCGCGTTCCCGCTGCTCGCGGTGCAAATGTTCGAAGGTCTGGGAAATGGGTGGGCAGCGAGTCTCCTAGGCTTCGTCAGTCTGCTACTACTGCCGATTCCATTTGTGTTCGAACGTTACGGCGAGCGCATTAGAGCGAAGAGCCAGTACAGGCCTGACGAATGA
- a CDS encoding Phenylacetaldehyde reductase: MASSQSDLVLVTGGSGFLGSHLILQLLSKGYTVRTTVRSTSRIEETRAKLSCGGATQDQIAKLEIRTLDLVTDSNEAWTKACSGAEYVLHTAGMIATGKEKQVDDLLVPMREGTLRVLRAAKAAGVPKVVFTSSIASIAHGHGKRGKSEPFTEEDWTDLTEKKEQLHIYPKAKTLQEQAVWDFIKSPEGQGLEIAVICPGAIYGPTLSKEYASSLKLIGILLGGMPGVPQYGTAMVDVRDVADLHIKVMESPKTHAQKYLAISGRADEIEPASNCVCEFVSMVRAADILRKNLPAEKTSKLPTRTLPNFVMRAAGYFDPVVGVCLPDLGKELAGSFVKARSELGWQPRSVDEALLASANSLIEFGVV; encoded by the coding sequence ATGGCCTCATCCCAAAGTGACCTCGTCCTAGTGACAGGCGGCTCAGGTTTCTTGGGCAGTCACTTGATCCTGCAGCTCTTGTCGAAAGGCTACACCGTCCGCACGACCGTCCGATCCACCTCACGTATCGAAGAAACCAGAGCCAAACTCAGCTGTGGCGGTGCTACTCAAGACCAAATCGCAAAGCTCGAGATCCGAACCCTCGACCTCGTCACCGACTCCAACGAAGCCTGGACGAAAGCATGCTCCGGCGCCGAATACGTTCTACACACGGCGGGCATGATCGCAACCGGGAAAGAGAAGCAAGTCGACGACCTCCTCGTCCCGATGCGGGAAGGCACCCTCCGAGTCCTCCGCGCCGCGAAAGCAGCAGGAGTCCCCAAAGTCGTCTTTACGAGCTCGATAGCGTCCATAGCGCATGGCCACGGCAAACGGGGCAAGTCGGAACCTTTCACGGAGGAAGACTGGACGGATTTGACGGAGAAGAAGGAGCAGTTGCATATATACCCCAAGGCGAAGACGCTGCAGGAGCAGGCTGTTTGGGACTTTATCAAGAGTCCGGAGGGACAAGGTCTAGAGATTGCGGTGATATGTCCCGGTGCTATCTACGGTCCCACGCTGAGTAAGGAGTATGCCTCCAGTCTCAAGCTCATTGGCATCCTCCTGGGCGGCATGCCCGGCGTCCCTCAATACGGCACAGCCATGGTCGACGTCCGAGACGTCGCAGATCTCCATATCAAAGTAATGGAGAGCCCCAAAACCCACGCCCAAAAGTACCTCGCCATCTCCGGCCGTGCAGACGAAATCGAACCAGCCAGTAACTGCGTATGTGAATTCGTCAGCATGGTCAGAGCGGCGGATATTCTGAGGAAGAATCTGCCAGCTGAGAAGACTTCAAAGCTTCCCACGAGGACTCTGCCAAATTTTGTTATGCGGGCTGCTGGATACTTTGACCCGGTGGTTGGCGTTTGTCTGCCTGACTTGGGCAAAGAGTTGGCGGGCTCGTTTGTGAAGGCGAGGAGTGAGTTGGGCTGGCAGCCGAGATCTGTTGATGAGGCGCTTCTTGCGAGTGCGAATAGTCTTATAGAGTTTGGGGTGGTGTAG
- a CDS encoding putative kinetochore protein ndc80, producing MSAPRRQTMTQDTGLFSVKRQRETLGAVSHNASAIPTPASAMKRSNSTSNFGPAPHTTNHARSTSGSRMSLAPGRPAQPMFHRSSSGDNLAGMGFSTVQRPSTQNFFASTGGRKSFAPVTSTPANPLQFEQSTQRRSSVYSARPSAGLGPAGHQSFFATAPPTNGLPTDPRRLKDPGTRQGMGQELMEFLTQRNFEMDAKHSLTHKTMTSPTQKDFNLMFQFLYHQIDPSYRFQKNIDAEVPPLLKQMRYPFEKNISKSQLAAVGGQNWSTFLGLLHWMMQLAKMMEQYSTGVYDDACAEAGFDISADRITFHFLSDAYKEWLSIEDDDDEEEEAKRRIQPHIDAMAAKFEESNAANLEQVKQLEAESKALQEQIEELGKSAPRLQKLDETIKILEEDRQKFENYNASMDAKVEKYTHRADLLQQEIERCEQEMAEAEADRQELQRKVDEQGLSVQDIDRMNTERERLQKGVESTQIRLEQAKERTSKKESETGAKLDELETAVQKYNSLGYQIGIIPSSAQNANGHDYELKLNVNSGPDFTQSQMGVSNPHSLSSSDRLLADANNGYQPQHLLPHADLKTTKKQLQGLRKDISDRRNAALEDDMAKVDMLDKTREALEDKHSELETLRHRVETAQEEFEKMREISSAQGMASEAQIEKMEKELNKMRATLGESVQLMEQREMTTNLEYEQLTLRSGELREELHTELEKIIQYIINFKLHIQGSLENYEEFVAAECEREWQEQEAADGQMDVELGAEDLVDAMGE from the exons ATGTCAGCTCCGCGACGACAGACAATGACACAGGACACTGGCCTGTTCTCCGTGAAGCGCCAGCGAGAG ACGCTCGGCGCCGTCTCTCACAATGCCTCCGCGATCCCTACGCCGGCGTCTGCCATGAAACGATCGAACTCGACCTCGAACTTTGGACCGGCGCCGCACACCACGAACCATGCGCGCTCGACATCAGGATCGCGTATGTCGCTCGCGCCAGGGCGACCAGCGCAGCCAATGTTCCATCGATCATCATCAGGCGACAATTTGGCAGGAATGGGATTCTCGACGGTGCAGCGGCCCAGTACGCAGAACTTCTTCGCGAGCACGGGAGGGAGGAAAAGCTTTGCGCCGGTGACGAGTACACCCGCAAACCCGCTGCAATTCGAACAGAGCACACAGCGAAGGAGTAGCGTATACAGCGCGAGACCATCAGCTGGACTTGGTCCTGCAGGACATCAGTCTTTCTTTGCCACAGCACCTCCCACGAACGGGCTGCCTACAGACCCACGACGGCTGAAGGATCCCGGAACGAGGCAGGGCATGGGACAGGAGCTTATGGAGTTTCTGACCCAGCGTAACTTCGAGATGGACGCCAAGCACAGTCTGACACACAAGACGATGACTTCGCCGACGCAGAAGGATTTCAACTTGATGTTTCAGTTCTTGTACCACCAGATCGACCCCTCTTATCGTTTCCAGAAGAATATCGATGCTGAAGTGCCGCCTTTGTTAAAGCAGATGCGGTACCCATTTGAGAAGAACATTTCCAAAAGTCAACTTGCGGCGGTGGGAGGACAGAATTGGAGCACATTCTTGGGCTTGCTGCACTGGATGATGCAGCTTGCCAAGATGATGGAGCAGTACAGCACGGGAGTCTACGATGATGCATGTGCGGAAGCTGGATTCGACATTAGCGCAGACCGGATCACCTTTCACTTCTTGTCAGACGCGTACAAAGAGTGGCTATCGATCGAGGACGATGACGATGAGGAGGAAGAAGCGAAAAGGAGGATACAGCCGCATATCGATGCCATGGCGGCCAAGTTTGAGGAGTCGAACGCCGCAAATCTAGAGCAGGTCAAGCAGCTGGAAGCCGAGAGCAAGGCCTTACAAGAGCAAATCGAGGAGCTCGGGAAGAGTGCTCCAAGATTGCAGAAACTGGACGAGACCATCAAAATATTGGAAGAAGATCGACAGAAGTTTGAGAACTACAACGCCAGTATGGACGCCAAGGTCGAAAAGTACACCCACCGAGCGGACCTTCTCCAGCAGGAGATCGAAAGATGCGAGCAGGAGATGGCTGAAGCTGAAGCGGACCGACAGGAGTTGCAGCGCAAGGTTGACGAGCAAGGCCTCAGTGTGCAGGACATCGATCGCATGAACACCGAGCGCGAACGACTGCAGAAGGGTGTTGAGAGCACGCAGATCCGACTTGAGCAGGCAAAGGAAAGGACGAGCAAGAAAGAGAGCGAGACTGGTGCGAAGTTGGATGAGCTCGAAACAGCTGTGCAAAAGTACAATTCTTTGGGCTACCAAATTGGCATCATACCTTCATCAGCACAGAATGCGAACGGCCACGACTACGAGCTGAAGTTGAACGTCAACTCCGGGCCCGACTTCACACAGTCGCAGATGGGCGTATCGAATCCCCATTCGCTCTCCAGCTCCGACAGACTCCTCGCGGATGCCAACAATGGCTACCAACCACAACATCTTCTCCCACATGCAGACCTCAAGACTACCAAGAAGCAGCTCCAAGGCCTTAGAAAGGACATCTCCGACCGACGAAATGCTGCACTCGAAGACGACATGGCCAAGGTTGACATGCTTGACAAGACACGTGAAGCTCTCGAAGACAAGCACTCCGAGCTCGAGACGTTACGCCACCGTGTCGAGACTGCCCAAGAGGAGTTCGAGAAGATGCGTGAGATCTCATCGGCACAGGGCATGGCTAGTGAGGCGCAAATCGAGAAGATGGAGAAGGAGCTTAACAAGATGCGCGCGACTCTTGGCGAGAGTGTGCAGCTTATGGAGCAGAGGGAGATGACGACGAATCTCGA ATACGAGCAACTGACCCTCCGTTCCGGCGAGCTTCGTGAAGAACTCCACACCGAGCTGGAGAAGATTATTCAATACATCATCAACTTCAAGCTGCACATTCAGGGCAGCCTCGAGAACTACGAGGAGTTCGTCGCTGCTGAGTGTGAACGTGAGTGGCAAGAACAAGAGGCTGCTGATGGGCAGATGGATGTGGAGCTTGGTGCCGAAGACTTGGTCGACGCCATGGGGGAGTAA